One Conger conger chromosome 18, fConCon1.1, whole genome shotgun sequence DNA window includes the following coding sequences:
- the LOC133118000 gene encoding LOW QUALITY PROTEIN: putative uncharacterized protein DDB_G0290521 (The sequence of the model RefSeq protein was modified relative to this genomic sequence to represent the inferred CDS: deleted 2 bases in 1 codon), producing the protein SPSQTHSPSQTHSPSQTHSPSQTHSPPQTHSPSQTHSPPSTPSQTHSPSQTHSPSQTHSPSQTHSPSQTHSPSQTHSPSQTHSPSQTHSPPSNTLHPQTHSPSQTHSPSQTHSPSQTHSPSQTHSPTHSPSQTHTPSQTHTPSQTHSPSQKHSPSQMHSPSQTHTPSQTHSPSQKHSPSQTHSPSQTHTPSQKHTPSQKHSPSQTHSPSQTHSPSQTHSPSKTHTPSQKHTPSQMHSPSQTHSPSQMHSPPQTHSPSPSPSHAEGAFS; encoded by the exons tctccatctcaaacgcactctccatctcaaacgcactctccatctcaaacgcactctccatctcaaacgcactctccacctcaaacgcactctccatctcaaacgcactctccaccctcaa ctccatctcaaacgcactctccatctcaaacgcactctccatctcaaacgcactctccatctcaaacgcactctccatctcaaacgcactctccctctcaaacgcactctccctctcaaacgcactctccctctcaaacgcactctccaccctcaaac actctccaccctcaaacgcactctccctctcaaacgcactctccatctcaaacgcactctccatctcaaacgcactctccctctcaaacgcactctcc aacgcactctccatctcaaacgcacactccctctcaaacgcacactccctctcaaacgcactctccctctcaaaagcactctccatctcaaatgcactctccatctcaaacgcacactccctctcaaacgcactctccctctcaaaagcactctccatctcaaactcactctccctctcaaacgcacACTCCCTCTCAAAAGCACACTCCCTCTCAAaagcactctccctctcaaacgcactctccctctcaaacgcactctccctctcaaacgcactctccctctAAAACGCACACTCCCTCTCAAAAGCACACTCCATCTCAAatgcactctccctctcaaacgcactctccatctcaaaTGCACTCTCCacctcaaacgcactctccctctccctcaccctcacacgctGAAGGGGCTTTCAGTTAA